One genomic region from SAR92 clade bacterium H455 encodes:
- a CDS encoding DNA-3-methyladenine glycosylase I, which produces MKTTYKNIYKLAAKNRGGVEQLEASLPRPRSSEQLAAQGDDRYLSMMTRCVFRAGFVWRVIDNKWPGFEEAFSKFNPLAIAHFSDEKLEELGKDTRIVRNFTKIVSVRHNAMYVLDKQHSHGSFGKFIADWPENDIVGLWLELKKNGSRLGGNSGPGMLRSMGKDTFLLTQDVSDALVRQGLMKKFSPTAQRDLRLVEQVFADLREQSGRPLCELSRMLAFTV; this is translated from the coding sequence GTGAAGACAACCTACAAAAATATCTATAAATTGGCGGCTAAAAACCGCGGTGGTGTCGAGCAACTGGAAGCCAGTTTGCCGCGTCCAAGAAGTTCAGAGCAGCTGGCGGCCCAAGGGGATGATCGCTATCTGTCGATGATGACTCGCTGTGTGTTCCGCGCCGGCTTCGTTTGGAGAGTTATCGATAACAAATGGCCTGGCTTTGAGGAGGCTTTCTCCAAGTTTAATCCCCTAGCCATCGCCCATTTCAGTGATGAAAAGCTTGAGGAGCTGGGTAAAGATACGCGCATAGTGCGTAACTTCACGAAGATTGTTTCTGTGCGCCACAATGCGATGTATGTGCTGGATAAACAGCATAGTCACGGTAGCTTCGGCAAATTTATTGCCGACTGGCCAGAGAATGATATTGTTGGTTTGTGGTTAGAACTGAAAAAAAATGGTTCGCGACTGGGTGGTAACTCAGGCCCGGGAATGTTGCGCAGCATGGGTAAGGATACCTTTCTACTGACCCAAGATGTCAGCGATGCGCTGGTCAGACAAGGTCTGATGAAAAAATTCAGTCCTACGGCCCAGCGAGATTTGCGCCTGGTGGAGCAGGTATTTGCCGATCTTCGCGAGCAGTCGGGTCGCCCCCTGTGTGAGCTGAGCCGGATGCTTGCCTTTACCGTTTAG
- a CDS encoding LysE family transporter, with product MSPGPSLAVIGSLTLNHGRLSGMIGAVAHGLAIMAFAMLTALGLVGLLSRYEIAFNLLQLAGCLYLVWMATKLLFATPNKAPNRALDQDLSQSADTSSSVAGPKWAAARDGFLIALVNPKIILFFSALFSQFVSVDSVFWVKLVMAAIAGTVDALWYMLVAVVISRPNSLLRYQQTGTWLNKLFALLLLFIVAGFFVDLAA from the coding sequence ATGTCCCCCGGCCCTAGCTTAGCCGTGATCGGCAGTCTAACTCTGAATCATGGTCGCCTCTCAGGGATGATTGGGGCGGTAGCTCATGGGTTAGCTATAATGGCTTTTGCAATGCTTACGGCACTTGGCCTAGTCGGTCTATTGAGTCGTTATGAAATCGCTTTTAATCTACTGCAACTAGCTGGTTGTCTCTATTTAGTCTGGATGGCGACGAAGTTACTTTTTGCTACTCCCAATAAAGCCCCTAACAGAGCCCTTGATCAAGATCTCAGCCAAAGCGCTGACACATCAAGTTCAGTAGCTGGCCCAAAATGGGCCGCTGCCCGCGATGGATTTTTAATCGCTCTGGTCAATCCTAAAATTATTCTTTTTTTTAGCGCATTATTTAGTCAGTTTGTCAGCGTTGACAGCGTATTTTGGGTGAAGTTGGTTATGGCTGCGATTGCCGGAACTGTCGATGCACTTTGGTATATGCTTGTGGCAGTGGTTATCTCTCGACCGAATAGCCTACTTCGATATCAGCAGACCGGTACTTGGCTGAATAAGCTTTTTGCTCTGTTGCTGTTGTTTATTGTGGCTGGATTTTTTGTTGATTTGGCTGCTTAA
- a CDS encoding helix-turn-helix domain-containing protein: MSTELARLMEQEGISQSALSRATGVPQPTINRILSQVTQDPRRDSMISIANYFGVAVESLYGSSATQKSTKKDPKAVEDVFNRILGLSKADRKALFSQVADKFNGDA; encoded by the coding sequence ATGAGTACAGAGCTAGCACGATTAATGGAGCAAGAAGGCATTTCTCAGAGTGCGCTTTCGCGAGCCACTGGAGTTCCCCAGCCGACGATTAATCGCATCCTTAGTCAGGTCACCCAAGATCCACGGCGTGACTCAATGATTAGTATCGCCAACTATTTTGGTGTGGCCGTAGAATCGCTCTATGGCAGTTCAGCTACTCAGAAATCGACAAAGAAAGACCCGAAAGCCGTTGAGGATGTGTTCAATAGAATATTGGGGCTATCTAAAGCTGACCGAAAAGCCTTATTTTCTCAGGTCGCTGATAAATTTAATGGCGATGCATAG
- a CDS encoding glycerophosphodiester phosphodiesterase translates to MRNFFFILLCLSLVYGILLILPGYSRVHSIPFYQSQSFNNIAHGTGRELVPGNTLEGAINAVAVGADIVELDVHLTLDKIVVLRHDASIDTTTNGSGYIADMTLSELKIFDVGFHEDDYPTKLAVAGIRIASLESVFKALPNTRFLIELKPDDRETGVQLCWLVLAYGLQNQVLVGSFYSSVLENFRQVCPEVPTSLGEEEARVMVLLSWIGLGHLYKSPGYSVQLPFEYYGVPLVSKSLIRAADELNLAVDVWTVNDPQKMLKLIELGVDGIITDRPDILQAIDI, encoded by the coding sequence ATGCGTAATTTTTTCTTTATATTGCTCTGCCTGTCTCTGGTATACGGAATACTACTTATTCTGCCCGGCTACAGTCGCGTGCACTCTATTCCGTTCTACCAAAGTCAAAGCTTCAATAATATTGCCCATGGCACCGGTCGCGAACTGGTACCGGGTAATACGCTGGAGGGTGCTATCAATGCTGTGGCCGTAGGCGCAGATATTGTTGAACTCGATGTCCATTTGACGCTGGATAAAATAGTTGTGCTTAGGCATGATGCAAGTATTGATACGACGACCAATGGCAGTGGTTATATTGCCGATATGACACTGTCGGAACTGAAAATTTTTGATGTAGGGTTTCATGAAGATGACTACCCAACAAAGCTAGCTGTCGCAGGTATACGCATAGCCTCTCTGGAATCAGTGTTTAAAGCCCTTCCGAACACGAGGTTTCTAATTGAATTAAAACCCGATGACAGGGAGACCGGTGTTCAGTTATGTTGGTTGGTGTTGGCTTATGGCTTACAGAATCAGGTGCTAGTGGGGTCTTTTTACTCCTCGGTACTTGAGAATTTTCGTCAAGTTTGTCCTGAGGTACCAACTTCTCTTGGAGAAGAGGAAGCGCGTGTGATGGTTTTGTTGAGCTGGATAGGCCTAGGGCATCTGTATAAGTCGCCTGGCTACTCAGTGCAATTGCCATTTGAATACTACGGCGTACCACTGGTTTCCAAATCGTTAATTAGAGCCGCAGACGAACTCAATTTGGCGGTCGATGTTTGGACTGTCAACGATCCACAAAAAATGCTAAAACTGATTGAACTCGGTGTTGACGGTATTATTACCGATAGGCCCGATATTTTGCAGGCTATTGATATCTAA